Proteins from a genomic interval of Ciona intestinalis chromosome 9, KH, whole genome shotgun sequence:
- the LOC100187532 gene encoding beta-1,4-galactosyltransferase 2-like — protein MMWRQTSMNSGKRINKILAMLLLFGTLYTFVFLSSNKPRTTGNEPTNFCSTPSPLLTGSTNVNFEDGGGRTNWPPTFEEINQENLHLQAGGFYPGPSTCTPKATVAIIIPYRDRDVHLRFQLHYLLGILFRQQTRHVIIVAEQEGLDIFNKGQLMNTAFNYVMKELKLDVDCVFFHDVDSISEDDRTLYECRGKKEVVHLSHRMDKFNYRFCCGVTVGGVLGMLPTQFAKVNGFSNIYSGWGGEDDDMNARLTELGGYKIYRPVDEYNRYAMVHHKRDADNPNNDYGRRLYLKWKQRQPNDGLNSLETEVISVVKHPTHTRLYIQTKHIDVDDWLGEEQPDVINQG, from the exons ATGATGTGGCGTCAAACATCAATGAATTCCGGGAAGCGaatcaacaaaatattagccatgttgttgttgtttggaACTTTATATACGTTTGTTTTCTTATCTTCTAACAAGCCAAGAACTACAGGAAACGAACCAACCAACTTTTGTTCGACTCCATCACCATTGCTAACGGGAAGTACCAACGTTAACTTTGAAG ACGGAGGTGGTCGAACGAACTGGCCGCCAACGTTCGAGGAGATCAATCAGGAAAACCTTCACTTACAAGCAGGCGGTTTCTATCCTGGCCCAAGCACATGCACTCCCAAGGCAACAGTGGCGATTATTATCCCTTATCGTGATCGTGATGTTCATTTAAG attTCAACTGCATTACCTTCTCGGTATTTTATTCCGTCAACAAACACGTCACGTGATCATAGTAGCCGAACAAGAAGGGCTGGATATTTTTAACAAGGGCCAACTCATGAACACAGCGTTTAACTATGTGATGAAGGAGTTGAAGTTGGATGTCGATTGCGTGTTCTTCCATGATGTAGATAGCATTAGTGAGGATGATAGGACACTTTATGAATGCAGAG GTAAGAAGGAGGTTGTTCACTTATCTCACCGAATGGACAAGTTTAACTATAGGTTTTGTTGCGGGGTAACTGTGGGCGGAGTACTGGGGATGTTGCCGACACAGTTTGCCAAAGTCAACGGCTTCTCTAACATCTACAGC GGGTGGGGAGGGGAAGACGACGATATGAACGCGAGGTTGACGGAACTTGGAGGATACAAGATATATCGGCCTGTTGATGAATACAACAG ATACGCTATGGTTCATCACAAACGAGATGCAGATAACCCCAACAACGATTATGGACGTCGCCTTTATTTAAAGTGGAAACAAAGGCAGCCCAACGATGGCTTAAACTCGTTAGAAACAGAAGTTATATCTGTAGTTAAACACCCAACACACACAAGACTTTATATTCAAACCAAACATATCGACGTCGACGATTGGTTGGGAGAAGAACAACCTGATGTAATAAATCAAGGATGA
- the LOC100185875 gene encoding uncharacterized protein LOC100185875 isoform X3 → MPSSKRSKKTPKSFTNIEKPTNEFIQTETYKKLEAASSKESIMLLHVHGYPGTGKSEAVRVLAQKFPGKNVKGNVVFKYHIECSNKDTIKKQFKEIIEAMKKHSYFEDTGLCTVAEKELEKNKSQAFVGLITDLGVAVDILIIIEDPPSEEFKLLGDFMRAVNSLDKRSTLFHVYITSRKNAVGLSHIELNILKQNVYHSYQLDGFTKAEGKLFLEQYVTDTCEEEQEAMGQLVQIVSGSPLGLLSIRAHCSTSRLTYQEHLERVNHSMTQTIAFDGETRHLKEEYGPHVSHLFESVITLLRPSSDKDVIRANIWKTIKVLCFFHHNSIPKYVIGRIAGIKRETELEPRSSFIENKADSGEVMTVLEDYGICRIGNHGDYTTSTIHFHEVIFRVVITALKIDNNEEYKGNLRQAIFVLSGVVNKDMRKSEDNIRMNKLSLHIDAVLGHSETQYSLEDLVSVVTQDFPMWMCLCHLMEVIGIIKSLGVLSLKKEAEQSLKSATKIVLKIISALTSTDIDSDVLQYSADAYPDEVATKLVSKTVEAGCLLSSRFRKDLLDEFMALVLQMKQSELEFLRKNSSEGSVITKVMEVYKNHLQIDLVLMAKLRNTESFLDVETHCKVFFAERLASILHTWGRVILYYNDTIGVELRKKHEWYSRLANCIAKECFKLTGVKLLFEHLSSVSIAPIMLKGLGGFADEERKNVLVKVRSILQELLADEESCMVKQQWCYEHGHIKETTGTVYNKMILLRFLVRVNCKLTALKTFDGGFRFASDADKAATDLSKISLENKTWIMAPKCLVYCGKYMASKGDFVAAVKLFSQALDIGIDQSNNLYAWACYNYARAVVAGRVTEHFSAALSKCSDVVEKQDDTDSELIEKIRPQLRILKDNID, encoded by the coding sequence ATGCCAAGCTCCAAACGAagcaaaaaaacaccaaaGTCATTCACTAACATAGAGAAGCCCACCAATGAATTTATTCAAACTGAAACATACAAGAAACTTGAAGCTGCTTCGAGCAAGGAGAGCATTATGCTGCTTCATGTCCATGGCTACCCAGGCACGGGAAAAAGTGAAGCTGTACGAGTTCTTGCACAAAAGTTTCCAGGCAAAAATGTAAAGGGTAATGTTGTATTCAAATATCATATAGAGTGTTCAAATAAGGACaccattaaaaaacaatttaaagaaataattgaGGCAATGAAAAAGCACTCCTACTTTGAGGATACAGGGCTCTGTACAGTTGCTGAGAAGgaattggaaaaaaacaaatctcaGGCTTTTGTTGGCCTGATAACTGACCTTGGTGTTGCTGTTGATATCCTGATTATCATTGAAGATCCACCATCAGAGGAGTTCAAGCTGTTGGGGGATTTTATGAGGGCTGTCAACAGTTTGGATAAACGGTCAACGTTATTTCATGTTTACATAACATCCAGGAAAAATGCGGTTGGCTTGAGCCACATTGAACTGAATATATTAAAGCAGAATGTATATCACTCGTATCAACTAGATGGGTTTACTAAAGCAGAAGGAAAGTTGTTTCTTGAACAATATGTAACAGACACTTGCGAGGAAGAACAGGAGGCTATGGGACAATTAGTTCAAATAGTCAGTGGGTCTCCCCTTGGTCTACTATCAATAAGGGCTCATTGTAGTACAAGCAGACTTACCTACCAAGAACATTTAGAACGCGTTAACCACTCTATGACACAAACAATTGCTTTCGATGGAGAGACAAGGCATTTGAAGGAAGAGTATGGTCCTCATGTCAGTCATCTTTTTGAATCTGTTATAACTCTTCTGCGGCCTTCATCTGATAAAGATGTGATTCGCGCAAATATCTGGAAGACTataaaagttttgtgtttttttcaccACAATTCTATCCCTAAGTACGTGATAGGAAGAATAGCAGGGATTAAGAGAGAGACAGAACTGGAGCCCAGAAGTTCTTTCATTGAAAATAAAGCAGATTCTGGTGAAGTAATGACTGTATTGGAAGATTATGGAATATGCAGGATTGGCAACCATGGGGATTATACAACATCTACAATACATTTCCACGAGGTAATCTTTAGAGTCGTAATAACGGCGTTAAAGATTGACAACAATGAAGAATACAAAGGGAATTTAAGACAAGCCATCTTTGTTTTATCCGGGGTGGTTAACAAAGACATGAGAAAGTCAGAGGATAATATTAGAATGAACAAACTTTCTCTTCACATAGATGCAGTTTTAGGTCACTCTGAAACACAATATTCCTTGGAAGATTTAGTTTCTGTAGTTACACAGGACTTCCCCATGTGGATGTGTCTTTGTCACTTAATGGAAGTCATTGGTATTATCAAAAGTCTGGGGGTTTTGTCCCTAAAAAAAGAAGCAGAACAATCTTTAAAAAGTGCAAcaaaaatcgttttaaaaattatttctgcATTGACATCAACTGATATTGATTCGGATGTTTTACAATATTCTGCTGATGCTTACCCAGATGAAGTTGCTACAAAACTTGTGTCTAAAACAGTGGAAGCTGGGTGTTTACTTAGCTCACGATTTCGAAAAGATTTATTGGATGAGTTTATGGCATTGGTGCTGCAGATGAAACAATCTGAGCTTGAGTTTCTTCGCAAGAATTCTAGTGAAGGATCAGTGATTACAAAAGTTATGGAGGTTTACAAGAATCATCTACAAATAGATTTGGTCTTAATGGCAAAGTTGCGCAATACTGAAAGCTTTCTTGATGTGGAAACTCACTGTAAAGTGTTTTTTGCAGAACGCCTTGCTTCAATACTCCATACATGGGGAAGGGTTATCTTGTATTATAATGACACCATTGGTGTTGAACTCAGGAAGAAACACGAATGGTATTCCAGGTTGGCAAACTGTATAGCAAAGGAATGCTTTAAACTGACTGGTGTAAAGTTACTGTTTGAGCATCTTTCATCTGTTAGCATCGCTCCAATTATGCTCAAAGGCCTGGGGGGTTTCGCAGACGAAGAGAGAAAAAATGTGTTGGTCAAAGTTAGAAGTATCCTGCAAGAGCTGTTAGCAGATGAAGAATCTTGTATGGTGAAACAGCAGTGGTGTTATGAACATGGCCACATCAAGGAAACAACAGGCACAGTATATAACAAGATGATACTTCTGCGGTTTTTAGTGAGAGTCAACTGCAAGTTAACAGCTTTGAAAACTTTTGATGGTGGGTTTCGGTTTGCTTCAGATGCCGACAAGGCTGCTACTGATTTGAGTAAGATCTCACTTGAAAACAAAACTTGGATCATGGCCCCAAAGTGTTTGGTGTACTGTGGCAAGTATATGGCATCGAAGGGTGACTTTGTTGCAGCTGTGAAGTTGTTTTCCCAGGCTCTTGATATAGGAATTGACCAGTCAAACAACTTATACGCATGGGCATGTTACAACTATGCAAGAGCTGTAGTAGCTGGCAGAGTTACCGAACACTTTAGTGCAGCATTATCAAAATGTAGTGATGTGGTAGAGAAACAAGATGACACAGACTCTGAGCTGATTGAAAAAATTCGACCACAGCTTCGAATATTAAAAGATAATATTGATTAA
- the LOC100185875 gene encoding uncharacterized protein LOC100185875 isoform X1, whose protein sequence is MGFNHGHRSLNDCRTADLTKLLFINIGGSESTTRITIRNSILKDSAVCSQGVTIGSHETMPSSKRSKKTPKSFTNIEKPTNEFIQTETYKKLEAASSKESIMLLHVHGYPGTGKSEAVRVLAQKFPGKNVKGNVVFKYHIECSNKDTIKKQFKEIIEAMKKHSYFEDTGLCTVAEKELEKNKSQAFVGLITDLGVAVDILIIIEDPPSEEFKLLGDFMRAVNSLDKRSTLFHVYITSRKNAVGLSHIELNILKQNVYHSYQLDGFTKAEGKLFLEQYVTDTCEEEQEAMGQLVQIVSGSPLGLLSIRAHCSTSRLTYQEHLERVNHSMTQTIAFDGETRHLKEEYGPHVSHLFESVITLLRPSSDKDVIRANIWKTIKVLCFFHHNSIPKYVIGRIAGIKRETELEPRSSFIENKADSGEVMTVLEDYGICRIGNHGDYTTSTIHFHEVIFRVVITALKIDNNEEYKGNLRQAIFVLSGVVNKDMRKSEDNIRMNKLSLHIDAVLGHSETQYSLEDLVSVVTQDFPMWMCLCHLMEVIGIIKSLGVLSLKKEAEQSLKSATKIVLKIISALTSTDIDSDVLQYSADAYPDEVATKLVSKTVEAGCLLSSRFRKDLLDEFMALVLQMKQSELEFLRKNSSEGSVITKVMEVYKNHLQIDLVLMAKLRNTESFLDVETHCKVFFAERLASILHTWGRVILYYNDTIGVELRKKHEWYSRLANCIAKECFKLTGVKLLFEHLSSVSIAPIMLKGLGGFADEERKNVLVKVRSILQELLADEESCMVKQQWCYEHGHIKETTGTVYNKMILLRFLVRVNCKLTALKTFDGGFRFASDADKAATDLSKISLENKTWIMAPKCLVYCGKYMASKGDFVAAVKLFSQALDIGIDQSNNLYAWACYNYARAVVAGRVTEHFSAALSKCSDVVEKQDDTDSELIEKIRPQLRILKDNID, encoded by the exons ATGGGATTTAATCATGGGCATCGAAGTTTAAACGATTGTAGGACAGCAGACCTGACTAAAttgctttttataaacatCG GGGGATCTGAAAGTACTACCCGTATTACTATAAGAAACTCAATCTTAAAAGACTCTGCGGTGTGCTCACAAGGTGTAACTATAGGATCACACG AAACAATGCCAAGCTCCAAACGAagcaaaaaaacaccaaaGTCATTCACTAACATAGAGAAGCCCACCAATGAATTTATTCAAACTGAAACATACAAGAAACTTGAAGCTGCTTCGAGCAAGGAGAGCATTATGCTGCTTCATGTCCATGGCTACCCAGGCACGGGAAAAAGTGAAGCTGTACGAGTTCTTGCACAAAAGTTTCCAGGCAAAAATGTAAAGGGTAATGTTGTATTCAAATATCATATAGAGTGTTCAAATAAGGACaccattaaaaaacaatttaaagaaataattgaGGCAATGAAAAAGCACTCCTACTTTGAGGATACAGGGCTCTGTACAGTTGCTGAGAAGgaattggaaaaaaacaaatctcaGGCTTTTGTTGGCCTGATAACTGACCTTGGTGTTGCTGTTGATATCCTGATTATCATTGAAGATCCACCATCAGAGGAGTTCAAGCTGTTGGGGGATTTTATGAGGGCTGTCAACAGTTTGGATAAACGGTCAACGTTATTTCATGTTTACATAACATCCAGGAAAAATGCGGTTGGCTTGAGCCACATTGAACTGAATATATTAAAGCAGAATGTATATCACTCGTATCAACTAGATGGGTTTACTAAAGCAGAAGGAAAGTTGTTTCTTGAACAATATGTAACAGACACTTGCGAGGAAGAACAGGAGGCTATGGGACAATTAGTTCAAATAGTCAGTGGGTCTCCCCTTGGTCTACTATCAATAAGGGCTCATTGTAGTACAAGCAGACTTACCTACCAAGAACATTTAGAACGCGTTAACCACTCTATGACACAAACAATTGCTTTCGATGGAGAGACAAGGCATTTGAAGGAAGAGTATGGTCCTCATGTCAGTCATCTTTTTGAATCTGTTATAACTCTTCTGCGGCCTTCATCTGATAAAGATGTGATTCGCGCAAATATCTGGAAGACTataaaagttttgtgtttttttcaccACAATTCTATCCCTAAGTACGTGATAGGAAGAATAGCAGGGATTAAGAGAGAGACAGAACTGGAGCCCAGAAGTTCTTTCATTGAAAATAAAGCAGATTCTGGTGAAGTAATGACTGTATTGGAAGATTATGGAATATGCAGGATTGGCAACCATGGGGATTATACAACATCTACAATACATTTCCACGAGGTAATCTTTAGAGTCGTAATAACGGCGTTAAAGATTGACAACAATGAAGAATACAAAGGGAATTTAAGACAAGCCATCTTTGTTTTATCCGGGGTGGTTAACAAAGACATGAGAAAGTCAGAGGATAATATTAGAATGAACAAACTTTCTCTTCACATAGATGCAGTTTTAGGTCACTCTGAAACACAATATTCCTTGGAAGATTTAGTTTCTGTAGTTACACAGGACTTCCCCATGTGGATGTGTCTTTGTCACTTAATGGAAGTCATTGGTATTATCAAAAGTCTGGGGGTTTTGTCCCTAAAAAAAGAAGCAGAACAATCTTTAAAAAGTGCAAcaaaaatcgttttaaaaattatttctgcATTGACATCAACTGATATTGATTCGGATGTTTTACAATATTCTGCTGATGCTTACCCAGATGAAGTTGCTACAAAACTTGTGTCTAAAACAGTGGAAGCTGGGTGTTTACTTAGCTCACGATTTCGAAAAGATTTATTGGATGAGTTTATGGCATTGGTGCTGCAGATGAAACAATCTGAGCTTGAGTTTCTTCGCAAGAATTCTAGTGAAGGATCAGTGATTACAAAAGTTATGGAGGTTTACAAGAATCATCTACAAATAGATTTGGTCTTAATGGCAAAGTTGCGCAATACTGAAAGCTTTCTTGATGTGGAAACTCACTGTAAAGTGTTTTTTGCAGAACGCCTTGCTTCAATACTCCATACATGGGGAAGGGTTATCTTGTATTATAATGACACCATTGGTGTTGAACTCAGGAAGAAACACGAATGGTATTCCAGGTTGGCAAACTGTATAGCAAAGGAATGCTTTAAACTGACTGGTGTAAAGTTACTGTTTGAGCATCTTTCATCTGTTAGCATCGCTCCAATTATGCTCAAAGGCCTGGGGGGTTTCGCAGACGAAGAGAGAAAAAATGTGTTGGTCAAAGTTAGAAGTATCCTGCAAGAGCTGTTAGCAGATGAAGAATCTTGTATGGTGAAACAGCAGTGGTGTTATGAACATGGCCACATCAAGGAAACAACAGGCACAGTATATAACAAGATGATACTTCTGCGGTTTTTAGTGAGAGTCAACTGCAAGTTAACAGCTTTGAAAACTTTTGATGGTGGGTTTCGGTTTGCTTCAGATGCCGACAAGGCTGCTACTGATTTGAGTAAGATCTCACTTGAAAACAAAACTTGGATCATGGCCCCAAAGTGTTTGGTGTACTGTGGCAAGTATATGGCATCGAAGGGTGACTTTGTTGCAGCTGTGAAGTTGTTTTCCCAGGCTCTTGATATAGGAATTGACCAGTCAAACAACTTATACGCATGGGCATGTTACAACTATGCAAGAGCTGTAGTAGCTGGCAGAGTTACCGAACACTTTAGTGCAGCATTATCAAAATGTAGTGATGTGGTAGAGAAACAAGATGACACAGACTCTGAGCTGATTGAAAAAATTCGACCACAGCTTCGAATATTAAAAGATAATATTGATTAA
- the LOC100185875 gene encoding uncharacterized protein LOC100185875 isoform X2, with protein MDEISCKSDEKKPVIKRPCGGGSESTTRITIRNSILKDSAVCSQGVTIGSHETMPSSKRSKKTPKSFTNIEKPTNEFIQTETYKKLEAASSKESIMLLHVHGYPGTGKSEAVRVLAQKFPGKNVKGNVVFKYHIECSNKDTIKKQFKEIIEAMKKHSYFEDTGLCTVAEKELEKNKSQAFVGLITDLGVAVDILIIIEDPPSEEFKLLGDFMRAVNSLDKRSTLFHVYITSRKNAVGLSHIELNILKQNVYHSYQLDGFTKAEGKLFLEQYVTDTCEEEQEAMGQLVQIVSGSPLGLLSIRAHCSTSRLTYQEHLERVNHSMTQTIAFDGETRHLKEEYGPHVSHLFESVITLLRPSSDKDVIRANIWKTIKVLCFFHHNSIPKYVIGRIAGIKRETELEPRSSFIENKADSGEVMTVLEDYGICRIGNHGDYTTSTIHFHEVIFRVVITALKIDNNEEYKGNLRQAIFVLSGVVNKDMRKSEDNIRMNKLSLHIDAVLGHSETQYSLEDLVSVVTQDFPMWMCLCHLMEVIGIIKSLGVLSLKKEAEQSLKSATKIVLKIISALTSTDIDSDVLQYSADAYPDEVATKLVSKTVEAGCLLSSRFRKDLLDEFMALVLQMKQSELEFLRKNSSEGSVITKVMEVYKNHLQIDLVLMAKLRNTESFLDVETHCKVFFAERLASILHTWGRVILYYNDTIGVELRKKHEWYSRLANCIAKECFKLTGVKLLFEHLSSVSIAPIMLKGLGGFADEERKNVLVKVRSILQELLADEESCMVKQQWCYEHGHIKETTGTVYNKMILLRFLVRVNCKLTALKTFDGGFRFASDADKAATDLSKISLENKTWIMAPKCLVYCGKYMASKGDFVAAVKLFSQALDIGIDQSNNLYAWACYNYARAVVAGRVTEHFSAALSKCSDVVEKQDDTDSELIEKIRPQLRILKDNID; from the exons ATGGATGAAATAAGCTGTAAAAGTGATGAGAAGAAACCagttataaaacgcccgtgtGGAG GGGGATCTGAAAGTACTACCCGTATTACTATAAGAAACTCAATCTTAAAAGACTCTGCGGTGTGCTCACAAGGTGTAACTATAGGATCACACG AAACAATGCCAAGCTCCAAACGAagcaaaaaaacaccaaaGTCATTCACTAACATAGAGAAGCCCACCAATGAATTTATTCAAACTGAAACATACAAGAAACTTGAAGCTGCTTCGAGCAAGGAGAGCATTATGCTGCTTCATGTCCATGGCTACCCAGGCACGGGAAAAAGTGAAGCTGTACGAGTTCTTGCACAAAAGTTTCCAGGCAAAAATGTAAAGGGTAATGTTGTATTCAAATATCATATAGAGTGTTCAAATAAGGACaccattaaaaaacaatttaaagaaataattgaGGCAATGAAAAAGCACTCCTACTTTGAGGATACAGGGCTCTGTACAGTTGCTGAGAAGgaattggaaaaaaacaaatctcaGGCTTTTGTTGGCCTGATAACTGACCTTGGTGTTGCTGTTGATATCCTGATTATCATTGAAGATCCACCATCAGAGGAGTTCAAGCTGTTGGGGGATTTTATGAGGGCTGTCAACAGTTTGGATAAACGGTCAACGTTATTTCATGTTTACATAACATCCAGGAAAAATGCGGTTGGCTTGAGCCACATTGAACTGAATATATTAAAGCAGAATGTATATCACTCGTATCAACTAGATGGGTTTACTAAAGCAGAAGGAAAGTTGTTTCTTGAACAATATGTAACAGACACTTGCGAGGAAGAACAGGAGGCTATGGGACAATTAGTTCAAATAGTCAGTGGGTCTCCCCTTGGTCTACTATCAATAAGGGCTCATTGTAGTACAAGCAGACTTACCTACCAAGAACATTTAGAACGCGTTAACCACTCTATGACACAAACAATTGCTTTCGATGGAGAGACAAGGCATTTGAAGGAAGAGTATGGTCCTCATGTCAGTCATCTTTTTGAATCTGTTATAACTCTTCTGCGGCCTTCATCTGATAAAGATGTGATTCGCGCAAATATCTGGAAGACTataaaagttttgtgtttttttcaccACAATTCTATCCCTAAGTACGTGATAGGAAGAATAGCAGGGATTAAGAGAGAGACAGAACTGGAGCCCAGAAGTTCTTTCATTGAAAATAAAGCAGATTCTGGTGAAGTAATGACTGTATTGGAAGATTATGGAATATGCAGGATTGGCAACCATGGGGATTATACAACATCTACAATACATTTCCACGAGGTAATCTTTAGAGTCGTAATAACGGCGTTAAAGATTGACAACAATGAAGAATACAAAGGGAATTTAAGACAAGCCATCTTTGTTTTATCCGGGGTGGTTAACAAAGACATGAGAAAGTCAGAGGATAATATTAGAATGAACAAACTTTCTCTTCACATAGATGCAGTTTTAGGTCACTCTGAAACACAATATTCCTTGGAAGATTTAGTTTCTGTAGTTACACAGGACTTCCCCATGTGGATGTGTCTTTGTCACTTAATGGAAGTCATTGGTATTATCAAAAGTCTGGGGGTTTTGTCCCTAAAAAAAGAAGCAGAACAATCTTTAAAAAGTGCAAcaaaaatcgttttaaaaattatttctgcATTGACATCAACTGATATTGATTCGGATGTTTTACAATATTCTGCTGATGCTTACCCAGATGAAGTTGCTACAAAACTTGTGTCTAAAACAGTGGAAGCTGGGTGTTTACTTAGCTCACGATTTCGAAAAGATTTATTGGATGAGTTTATGGCATTGGTGCTGCAGATGAAACAATCTGAGCTTGAGTTTCTTCGCAAGAATTCTAGTGAAGGATCAGTGATTACAAAAGTTATGGAGGTTTACAAGAATCATCTACAAATAGATTTGGTCTTAATGGCAAAGTTGCGCAATACTGAAAGCTTTCTTGATGTGGAAACTCACTGTAAAGTGTTTTTTGCAGAACGCCTTGCTTCAATACTCCATACATGGGGAAGGGTTATCTTGTATTATAATGACACCATTGGTGTTGAACTCAGGAAGAAACACGAATGGTATTCCAGGTTGGCAAACTGTATAGCAAAGGAATGCTTTAAACTGACTGGTGTAAAGTTACTGTTTGAGCATCTTTCATCTGTTAGCATCGCTCCAATTATGCTCAAAGGCCTGGGGGGTTTCGCAGACGAAGAGAGAAAAAATGTGTTGGTCAAAGTTAGAAGTATCCTGCAAGAGCTGTTAGCAGATGAAGAATCTTGTATGGTGAAACAGCAGTGGTGTTATGAACATGGCCACATCAAGGAAACAACAGGCACAGTATATAACAAGATGATACTTCTGCGGTTTTTAGTGAGAGTCAACTGCAAGTTAACAGCTTTGAAAACTTTTGATGGTGGGTTTCGGTTTGCTTCAGATGCCGACAAGGCTGCTACTGATTTGAGTAAGATCTCACTTGAAAACAAAACTTGGATCATGGCCCCAAAGTGTTTGGTGTACTGTGGCAAGTATATGGCATCGAAGGGTGACTTTGTTGCAGCTGTGAAGTTGTTTTCCCAGGCTCTTGATATAGGAATTGACCAGTCAAACAACTTATACGCATGGGCATGTTACAACTATGCAAGAGCTGTAGTAGCTGGCAGAGTTACCGAACACTTTAGTGCAGCATTATCAAAATGTAGTGATGTGGTAGAGAAACAAGATGACACAGACTCTGAGCTGATTGAAAAAATTCGACCACAGCTTCGAATATTAAAAGATAATATTGATTAA